A stretch of DNA from Rhipicephalus microplus isolate Deutch F79 unplaced genomic scaffold, USDA_Rmic scaffold_784, whole genome shotgun sequence:
CACTACGCAAAACCCAAACGTggttttgcgcatgcgcagtggtctCGACGCTATTTCTTCGGCGCTCCCCAAAAGTTTGGGGCCTCTATTCGAAAACTCCCAAGTATCTCATTAagagacagttatagtttagcgttagcatgatagcgtaggttaagggaatggcgttaccttggaggaaacgttcgttgtgggcagcATCTTATAGTCTAGCTGGTTAGCGTTTACGtagtttacgtgccccagcttggatggtggcgccacctattagacgATTAACatgttaaacagtgaaaatgaaaaaaaaacgagaatgtttgcctatgccgccgcgcgaagcattgttagaagtttattttagtgataataaaagtaaataaatattaaCCACCCACCAAATGCGAAAACAcctacgttgccgatttgtttacatcgatcttgtagttaggcctaggcgtgttcgaaatgggaagctatctcaaaaactacgccaacttatccgcaAGCTAACTGAACTTATCCgcaagctaactgaaggcaagcgaaaccaccttgaacagtcgtttgcggcGGACGAGGTGAATCTttcaactacgccaaaatcacttagaagcgggcgtccgagccgagagcaccgccatgtttacgtacactgcGTACACCtatacgctaccacggtaacgtgaaatctgtacgggtgacgtacgtatctgcgcatgcgcacttcgattccagTATCACAGTAcacccggtaagcccggtatactataactctctaatgtttttttttttttcaggttcttTAGGTGTCCTCACCCAAGCGGCCAGTGCCAGTGGCAAGGATGTGCGGACGAAGTGAGAGGACATCTCCTCAGCGCGCACCCTTTTGTTAGCGCATTGAAAGGTAATTATAcgtacagcataccatccgcgcGGTAGTCTGCGCTCGCCTGCCTGACTTGAAATTCGCGAAATAGAATGCCGGCCAAAGTGGTCGAATTTCCAGGGAGACGAAATGTTAGAGCCCTTTGTATACTTTGATTCAGGTTCGCCTAAAAGAATTCCACGTGTTCGGTCTCCGGTGTTCCGAGCCTGCGGCGTCTCGCGtagtatgatggttttgggacgcaaaactcCAGCACTTATtatcattgcgatagcaattatatggacactctcagctgaattttgccgccggcgtcactcaccgtatatgtatacctatctatatatgtgaaaatgcAATAAATaacccagaaaaagactccggcacacAGAATCGAACATGGCTCCTctcaatcgtgagtgcgaggcgttaaccacagaaccaccgaggagcacgtccttcacctTCCAAACGGatagctatttatatctaccactcaccgctgctcacgagcatctcggggggagggggaattatcgtgttttcagcatcatcagccagatggcgcaacaAGCGGGCGTCGCCACATCACGCACGGCGcacgctctaatctcctacgcgtattTTGCTCTGCTAAGAAGAGGGGAGCAATGCTCCCTCGCAAGTTCTTATCTCCcgtggggaggaggggaggatcgtacatcttggctggtctcgggctttacctgggactattctgttgtagttaccaggcgcacaaaggtcactgcaatcattgcagccATTCGTTTGCGAAAAAcgcatgcttttcagacacagcaaagtaacaagtgagacgcttattcgcgtacatgtatacctgtgagtacgtttcgtgcatcatttgtgcgtaagAAAGGCGATgcacgtttcgatttgcttgGAATTCTGCGCGTCACCTTCCAATATGTtcctatcacattcattgcttcgcctctgcagcAAATctgtgattattattattattattattattattattattattattattattattattattattacagtgtGCTCGAAAATTCTGTCTGAAAAGTCTAAAAAATATGACGATAATGCGATATTTTTGCTCACTATCTTAATAGGTTCCTTGTCTATGGAGACCGACGTCCTAATATTGTCAAAACATTACGACAGTAACTAAAGAAAGTAAACTAACGTTTCGATTAGTGGAGACTGGCAGCCCAGTCAAATGGGAGAATTCAGGCGCCTGAATTTTGTCGAATTTGATCGCTCCAGCGATCACAGCGATTCCCACCACAGtttgtttttttgtcttttttcactATATTTACACCGTAAAAAAACTCTtaccatatccacggagggaatgatgatgactgcGCCGAATATTCGGTGGGTTTCATCGGTAACCGtgaatcgtctgtctgtctgtctgtctgtctgtctgtctgtctgtctgtctgtctgtctgtctgtctgtctgtctgtctgtctgtctgtctgtctgtctgtctgtctgtctgtctgtctgtctgtctgtctgtgtctgtctgtctgtgtctgtctgtgtctgtctgtgtctgtctgtgtctgtctgtctgtctgtctgtctgtctgtctgtctgtctgtctgtctgtctgtctgtctgatatgCTGTGCTGTCTATGCCGAAGGGATGAACTGCCCTAGTCCATataaagcttcgcccctaaaacgctcCTTCTCTTCAACTTGGCTTGCAACCGCCTCAAGGCAGCGCGTAAGAAATGCATTTGCGCTGCTCTGAAGGTGGTGGCAAGTTAAATCAAGGAGCTCTTCTGAGTACGGAGACTTGGCCATGATGTTGCCTTCTAGTCGTCAGCAAATTTGAGAACAATTTATGGTGAGCGGCAAGGCTGTCTTGAGGCTGGCTCAAGTCAGTAACATTCCTGCATTCGGGGGTTCACCTGTCATCTTTTACCTGTTGTTCTCAGTGCGTAGAACTTGATGGGCCCGGTAGGCCGTCTGTCCATCGTTTTATGCAGCATGGTCACAGAGTGGTCCATAGATGCCTAAAAGAATGCTGAAATTGATCAAAAGCAGTGCAGGATAAGCTAAACATGGCAAAAAATAATGTAAAATCCAGTAATAACCAAGATTTAATGAAAATAATCGCCTAAAATCAGAAAAATTCTCCCTAAACATCACTGATACCCGTGCCGCTCTAAAGAGGGCGCCATCTCCTCAGCAAGCGTGCTGTTCAGGAGGCAGTTCCACGCGCCAAGGTCATAGCCGGGGTGGCCGGgccatagtttcctaaaattaactggagTGAACTCTAGCAAAGATAAGGCAAATcggtgtactacctatcattcccatgctcgctgaagcaccgtgcgttgcggCTCCCATAaaaactagcgccagagtttcctcttgtgtatttatgggccttACTTTATGGCCCGTGATACGTACTTTCTTGGGTTTCACGGTATAGTGGAGCTTCAGTAAGCGCAAGATTTAATGCCGCACCTGGACCTACACAAGAACAAAGTTAGCGCAGGATTTTCCCCAACGTCATTATCTCAACCTTTTCAGACAAGGAGATTATGCTGCACGTGGAAGCCAGCGACGCGGACGTCATCTCCTACTGGATGCAGATGCAGCTTTGTTTCGGGCGCGAGTTCCTCGTGGTCGTGCGTAGAAGACAGATAGACGACGACAGGTGGTGTTACTGCGCCGTCGTCCAGATGATCGACCAGGATAACAACGCGGCAAACGCGTTCGCCTACCACGTGGAGCACAACGGTCCCAACGGCCGGCACGCCCACGAGGGCATCCCACTGGGCATCGAGGATGACGTCACGGTTGCCCTGGACAACGGCGACTGCCTCGAGTTCGAGGTCACCAACGATCACATTGTACTGTCCGGCGGATTGGTGCGCGTCAAGTCGACCATTGTGGACCTCTCGTGAAAGCGCGCTGGCCGTATTTCGGCCCATGCTTGAGCCGCAGGTTCCACATTGTCGCACGACTGACTTCGCTGACGTGGCCACCCCTTCTGGTTTGTTGACTGTGTTGCGAAGTGCAGTGTTTACAGCACGATTGATGCGAAGACTGTGCAGGCTTGAGGCTTTCGAGATTATAGCGAATACCCTCGTGATCGCACGATGAACTGATTGGTGAGGTACAGTGTGGATGATGTTGAGTAGAGTGATCTTTCAAGCACGAGCAAGTACTACGGAGAACGTTCATGTTTGCGCTTGTCACGATTAGCAAACTCCTTTCTGGGCACATGGTTGACAACTTCGTTGTGATGCTGTTTTGCTGGTGTCTTACATACCGAGTTGTGCAGTGTACTGTTAGAAGATTGAGTGCCACGTGAGTAAATTGCCGTTTTGGCGATAGGCGAACACTTCCGTGCGCACGAGCTTCTTCCCTTTTACGTACTGCCCTTGTGCTAAGCTTCAGTTTCATGATATCCTCGTTCTTAGAAATTACTTACAATGTGCACGCCTGGAGATAATTTTTTGATGTTCCAATCTGTCAATCAATGCATGCGATACCATCAGATGGCACTTCAGATGGCATGTCACCAAAAAACACAGCAGAGCGTTGCTGAGACAAACGACGCAGCTGCGTCCCGatacggtggtgagattgaataCGTTGCAAATATTCGACTCCGACCAGAACTGTGATATACGAATGTACAATGCAACGAGTGATGTAAGAAGGCGTGTCAACGACGGCACGCCGAAATGATGTATACTCATGTGAACGAGTTGTGTAGAGCGCGGATGGACGTAATGGTGTGAGGTAATGCTTCGAGTGGTAATTTCCTGTTTTATTGGGTTTTTTTAGTTTGCAGAAAGCGTTTAGTATTTTAAAGTGTTCTACAAATCGACAAATAAAGTGCATGCTGTTGGTGGAGAATAATCTATTCTCAACACTAGCTATGCGCGATTGTTAACTTTGCTTTCGCGTGTTCGTATATACCACACTGTACCTGGTACTCATGTGCAGCCAATTAAGAGGATATCTGGGCCGCGTGGCTACAGGCGTTGTTTGCGCCATCGACGGCCACTTGCGACACTGCTCGCTTCAGGCCATCACATATGCGATCGGTATTCTGTAGTATGCCCATGGAATACCGGTAATCATAGTAATCCACAATTCAAGCTTCTCGAGTAACATCGTACAATAAAAAGCATTCACTAAGTAGTTGAAGTACCCATTATGGGGACAATatatcgctattgcgttaaactcttgaaggcgaagctcaagggtcTCCAAATTTCTGTGCTCGTCGATTTAGTTTCCATGGATAGCCAACTAGCCCAATTGTCTGTTCTGCTTGAGTGAGGTCGCGAGTGCACGCACTCGCATGTGGCGGCCTCTTACGGCGGGCGCGGCAGGTATATGCAGCCCACGACGCTTATATTTGGGGTCATTTTCAGCGCATGTCATTATCTGTTGAGAGAATAGGGAGCGtcttttagctgactttgataattgtCAATTTCAGGCCACAGGCGgagctataatgtttggctcgcgtgtcCGGACCTCCGACCCCGGCATATCACACTcaccctcggctatgcgtatggacccgttcctaacatacacagatattctagaacagCAACGACTCGAAAGACGAAAACTTCCGCCCCGGCGACAAAGCTCGGTGAAGAATCTCGGTGAGGTagcgtggcgtcgcctgcagaccttgtcttaccccaatccatacatactgtccaagataTATAGATCCCGACACATATACAGACCACAGTGCAGGTTATGCTTCACTAAAACATCCACCCTGTACCTcatggtatgggaatgcccacacaatccacctctacaacccagagcacagcccaacactgtagggtgggaggaagctctgtccagctcggaaccgaagacccaagaggccctcgtgagacaagcgtggacagcggcccgtgctaatgggatcccggactagtaagcccactcaccgacactccttcagtcgcaaataaatgttttattctctctctctgtcctcGGGAGCGTCTAACTGACGATAGCTCTCTGGTTTGAAAAACAACCGTTGTTTTGCGGTGCATATAGCGAAGCTCCTTTTATAACCACAAGTGGTTCAAATTTGGAACAGCAAATGAGACGTTCGCAGGAACCAGAAAGACGGGACGGGTGCCAATTATGTGTCTCCCGTTCTTTTGAATGCCTGGCTTTGCGCTCTGTTTCCACTAGCTATGCAGCGTTACGCCGTATGAAAGGTTTCCTTAAACACCCTACGCATCCACTGACCCGTCCGGTaccgtttattttatttttttctcgtaatggCAACAAAGGATATGGACTACTACTGCATATGGACTACTACTACCTGTGGCTGGCGTAGCCAGGGAGTGTAACACCAGACTCGTGCCCCAACCCTCTCCCCTCTTTCCTCCAcctgtttgtttctttatttgtCATACTATACAGAACACAAACTGTCATTCTACCACATCTGCCTGCCCAACCCCACTTCATATCAGTGCCACACTTCAAGTCTCCCAACCTCCTTCAAAAAATTTGTCTGCTTCCCTGTACAGCTTGTTCCTGCTTTCAAAAGTCGTTTATTGTTCCCCTGTCTCCCCTTATAATTTCGGTTTATTATGTACCTTGTAAACGCTTATTCTAAGCCCGTTTCCTATTAAAACCTCAGAGGCTATGTACAATGAGAAGAGCTGGTGTACTTTCACAAAAGATGGCAGCACACCTCAGGCGCATAGCCGGCGCTTAATCTCAGAGGTCATACACATTCAAAAAAGCTTGTGTATTTTCACAAGAGATGGCAGCACTTCTCAATCATAAGCTTTGTTGGCAGTTATTTTTCAATCGCGTTCGCGGGAAACCCAAACTATCGTGCATCACCGCCTGCAACGTAACTGAAGCGTGATCTCTCAAGACTGGCAGCTAGGTCTAGAGGCCATAATTTAGAAGAAATCGTGTCAAGTAACGAAGACAGCAGCACTCAGGTAAATGGGCACCGTGTTGTAGGTTTCCTTTTAAGAACGTAGCACTTTCGGGGCTCTGCCTGTCGTGCATCTACTGTTTCATGTTATCTGACCGACAGGCGTACCACCTagcgggttgcagaaattaggcgccttttttctttttctaaccaccaccaccgaGTGACAGTGGTGACAGAGTCACTCTCTGGTCATTACACCCTAAAACGAGGCTAACAGTGCTCAAAACAATTAAGAATTAGACTAACAAGCCCCACAGTAATACAAGTTTCAGAAATATGGACAAGAATTAATCACAGTAAATTACATAAAactgcagagagagagaaagagaaagtatACGAGAAAGGTGGGGAGGTTAGCTAGACGGACGTCCACACTGCTACCCTTCCCATGGGGAGAGGGCAATAAGGTGGAAAAAGAGCGAGAAGGAGATACACTTTGCATACCACAGACACGCCTCACACACAGTGCAGCTCTGTCATAGGCAGTTGCTCAGTGATGTTGCCCTCAATATTGTACAAGGGTTCGTGTCAGAGGAGACCTGTCGAAATTTCCCAGGCTACTATAAAATATCATTATTCAaacgccagaagaagaagaaagaagactgctgcctggagcgagcgcgtgctacttcacttcttctaataaactgtattcgttcgaagcagtccctggtctcgattgTCTTAATAGCCACTCTGCCGTAGCAATGCATGGGATAGTGGCTTGGGAACTTCTGACTCCCCCTGTGCTTGGGACCGCGCACCCAAAATCTTCTCCTGAGTATATTCATTCACTGTctattcagacaaaaacaatgattgcctaggttgaagggactaaaggcagattacctctgcctgactaaggtccctccacccatacatttgctcaggtgaagtggaacaaaggatacaaatttcattctgcttttTAATGGGGGTACACAAAATTAAAATTCAACAAGTATAACAGATGTCgacacatacgttttaaaataacacgTTACAGTCATCACCAATTTGCAGCACCAAtataaaagatatatatatataaaaatgcagcaaggagaaatttctgacagaattactaagtaccatagagaaatacatttgaaaagaaagaaattcagcaattttcatctaatatgcaaaagcacaaatgacacaaaagaaatatttataataaataatatAATTAAGGCTCCTTACAAGAAAGGAAGTACCTCttaacttttttcttcacaatattTTTAGTGTTATGTTCTTTCAAAAGTTCACGAACATAGCTATTTTCGTGGAGTAGATAAGGTATTTGATATGATAAAGTTTGCTTACCATATGTTCTTCTGAAAAAAGGCAATCGAAAACGATCAAAGCTTAGTTCATAGGGAGTATCGCTTGGGTAGCAATGCTCCATATAAGTGCCAACGGTGTTTCCTATTTTATTAATGACATGTAGGCAGAGTTTAAGATTGTATAATTAGTAGACAGTA
This window harbors:
- the LOC142795645 gene encoding E3 ubiquitin-protein ligase Siah2-like, encoding MLHVEASDADVISYWMQMQLCFGREFLVVVRRRQIDDDRWCYCAVVQMIDQDNNAANAFAYHVEHNGPNGRHAHEGIPLGIEDDVTVALDNGDCLEFEVTNDHIVLSGGLVRVKSTIVDLS